TGTAATCAACCTTGAGCAGGCTTTGCAGTGGCTCGGTGACGAATCCGTTAAATGCCGCCTGCTGCTGAAGCGGGAAAGGAGGCGAAACCATACACTTCCGCACACTGCCCCAGAACAGCACCCCACCGGTCCTGGAGCGTGCAATCATCTCGTGTAACTCCTCCGGAAAGGTCGTTTTTACGACGGCACTTTGCAGCACATCGTTGATTTCCTGTGCCGACAGTCCCGGTGGCAGATATGCAGTGCTGGCCGTTGCCTCATCTATATTTTTCAGTTCGGCCAGAAACTCGAGCATTCTGGCGCGACGCATATAGTATGTGTCCGACAATAATGCCAATTTTAGCAATCCTTCCTGTAGTATGATTATTGAGCTTTGGAATTAAAGGCTGACCATGGTAGCGCCGTCGCCGCCCTCGTCCTGTTTGCCGGTGCGAAATGACTTGACCAGTGGATGGGCGGCCAGGAAATCCCGGGCAATCTGGCGTACCGTGCCGGTGCCTATCCCGTGAATGACCCGGACTTCGCTCAGGTTAGCCAGTGCGGCATCGTTGAGGTAAATATCAAGCGCCACCTCCACTTCCTCCGCCCGCTTGCCGCGCAGGTCAAGCTCGGTCGATATTACCTTCGTTGCCAGGTGCATCCCTGTGCCGCGTGTGCGCGCTGGTTTTGGCTCCATTATTTTCTCGACGCTCTCCAGCCCGAGCTTGAGCTTGAGCTGTCCCGCCTGAACCTCAACCTCCTGCGTATCCTCGGCAACGGATAGTACCGTGGCCTGCAGTCCTATATCTTTCAGGTAGACGATGTCGCCGGCGGTAATGCGCTGCGCCGGTTCCAGCTCCCCTGTCTTCGGCGTCCACGCCTCGCTGCTCAATTGCTCCCGCACCCCGTTCAGTGCCTTCTTCGCCCGTTCGAGTCTCTCTTTTGTCATTTCTTTACGCAGTTCGGAACTGGCCTGGCGAATTTGCCGGTGCAGTTCGGCGGATTCCCGGACAACGCTGTCCCTGGCCTCCTGCATGGCCTGCCGTTCCTCTTCTTTCAACCGCTCCAGCCGACTTTTTACCTCGGTATTCTGCTGCTCCACCTCATTTCTCTCTTTTTCCAGGACGACACGGGTTTCTTCCATTTTCTGCTTCTCCACCATAAGGTCGCGCAGCAGCGATTCCAGTTCCAGAGCTCCTCTGGACAGTATACCTCTGGCCTCCTCGACAATCTCCGGCGGGATGCCAAGTCGCATGGCGGTGGCCAGAGCATTGCTGCCGCCGGGTATGCCCACCGTCAGGTGGTATGTTGGCTCGAATGTGGCCGGGTCGAAGTCAAAAGAAGCATTCTGTACTCCGGAGGTGGTATGGGCGAACGCCTTCAGGTCGCCGTAATGGGTGGTGGCGACGGTCAGGATTTTCCTGTTCAGAAAGTTGAGCAGTATGGAACGGGCCAGGGCAGAGCCTTCCGCCGGGTCGGTGCTTGTCCCCAGCTCGTCAAGGAGCACCAGGCTGCACGGAGTGGCGTTCCGTATGATGCGGACGATATTGCCGACGTGCCAGCTGAAACTGGAAAGGGTCTGCTCTATACTCTGCTCATCGCCGATATCGGCAAAGATGCCGTCAAAGACGGGCAGGCAGGTTTCTGGCGATGCAGGAACCGGTATTCCGGCCTGTGCCATCAGGCTGAACAGCCCTATAGTCTTCAGTGCCACCGTTTTGCCACCGGTATTGGGGCCGGTGATGACCAGGATGGAGAAATCGCGGCCGATTTCCACGGTTAGCGGCACCGCTTTCTCCCCGAGCAGTGGGTGCCTGGCCTCGACCATTTTGACCACTGCCGTTTCTATGCCTTCATTTCCTGAGCCATTGACATCGTGAAGCACCGGTTCACACGCTTTCACCGCGCGGGCATATCTCGCCTTGGCCAGTGCCAGGTCCAGCTCCGCAATTCTCTCAATGCTCAGAGATAACTCCGCCTCGTATCCGCCCACCTCGGCGCTGAGCCTGCGCAGTATTCTTTCCACCTCACGCTTTTCCTCATTTACCAGCTCGCGGACGGTATTCCCCAGCTCCATAGTTGACCAGGGCTCCACGAATACGGTAACTCCGGTGTTGGATACGTCATGCGTGATGCCCCGTATTTCCCTTCTGAATTCAATCTTGACCGGAATAACGTACCGGCCCTCACGCTCGGTGATTATCGGCTCCTGAATTATCTTACAACCGCGCGGCGACCTGATAATCGCCTCCAGTCGATTCCACAAATGCTCGCGCTCTTCTCGGAGCTGTCGCCTGATGGCCGCCAGGTCCGGGGATGCCCGGTCGAGCACTTCACCACTGGGGGAAATGCAGCGGGCGAGTTCTTTTTCCACCTGACGCAGTTCGGCTATGTCTTTGGCAATATCCCAGAGCAGGGGCAGTTCTGCTGACATTTTGCTCAGGTTGCTGCGTGTCTGGCGCATGGCGGCAAGCGTCTGCTGAATCTCGACCAGGCTTTTCGGTTCGAGGATGCCTTCCAGCGATGCTATCCAGACGGCTTCGCGTATGTCGGAAACGCCACCGATGGAAAAACCCTGTTCCATAGCCAGAAGATGCCGTGCCTCCGCGGACTGCCCGAGCAGCAGAGCAATCCGGTCGTAGTCAGTCAGCGGCTTTAGCTTAAAGGCTAGCTCGCGGCTGGCTGAGAACGAAGTGTAACCTGCCAGGGTTGTTATTATCTGCGGAAACTCCAGTATTTCCAGGCTTTTTTCGTCCACGCTTATCCCTCTGTCGGCACTGTTCAATTATAACACGTCAGCGTCCTGACAGACTCCCAATGATTTTGTCAAAGTAATGACAGAACGTTTATAATCTTAGTATTACTTTGCCGTTACGAGTGAGGGAATGATATGAAAAAGGTATCTATTGTCAGCGCAGAAGAAATCGGCGTTGAAGCTGCCGTGCGCAGAGCCATAGACCTGGCCGGCGGCCTGCCCGATTTGATAACACCCCGCTCCAAAGTGCTGGTCAAGCCCAACCTCTGCAGCCCCCAACCATCGGGCACAGGAATTACCACCGATTGCCGTGTTACCGAGGCTGTGACCAAGTTCGTACTCGAGCTCAACCCACAGTCAGTCGTAATCGGAGAGGGTGCCGGCGCCGGCTATG
Above is a genomic segment from Chloroflexota bacterium containing:
- a CDS encoding endonuclease MutS2 is translated as MDEKSLEILEFPQIITTLAGYTSFSASRELAFKLKPLTDYDRIALLLGQSAEARHLLAMEQGFSIGGVSDIREAVWIASLEGILEPKSLVEIQQTLAAMRQTRSNLSKMSAELPLLWDIAKDIAELRQVEKELARCISPSGEVLDRASPDLAAIRRQLREEREHLWNRLEAIIRSPRGCKIIQEPIITEREGRYVIPVKIEFRREIRGITHDVSNTGVTVFVEPWSTMELGNTVRELVNEEKREVERILRRLSAEVGGYEAELSLSIERIAELDLALAKARYARAVKACEPVLHDVNGSGNEGIETAVVKMVEARHPLLGEKAVPLTVEIGRDFSILVITGPNTGGKTVALKTIGLFSLMAQAGIPVPASPETCLPVFDGIFADIGDEQSIEQTLSSFSWHVGNIVRIIRNATPCSLVLLDELGTSTDPAEGSALARSILLNFLNRKILTVATTHYGDLKAFAHTTSGVQNASFDFDPATFEPTYHLTVGIPGGSNALATAMRLGIPPEIVEEARGILSRGALELESLLRDLMVEKQKMEETRVVLEKERNEVEQQNTEVKSRLERLKEEERQAMQEARDSVVRESAELHRQIRQASSELRKEMTKERLERAKKALNGVREQLSSEAWTPKTGELEPAQRITAGDIVYLKDIGLQATVLSVAEDTQEVEVQAGQLKLKLGLESVEKIMEPKPARTRGTGMHLATKVISTELDLRGKRAEEVEVALDIYLNDAALANLSEVRVIHGIGTGTVRQIARDFLAAHPLVKSFRTGKQDEGGDGATMVSL